The Bernardetia litoralis DSM 6794 genome includes a window with the following:
- a CDS encoding glutaminase, with product MNFKEIIEEIYQKIKSIENKGELASYISELASVDVENFGIHISTIDQNNFGIGNWNDKFSIQSIAKVLSLVLAYRMVGEKIWERLGVEPSGTPFNSLVQLEVDNGIPRNPFINSGAIVISDILLSNLENPKEEFLTFVRSLSNNSELNYSNKVAASEKAIGFRNIALCNFIKSFGNIKNEPADVLDFYFDLCSLEMNCKELSDSFLFLANNGCRIVDNITILTKSQTKRINALMQTCGFYDESGEFAFKVGLPGKSGVGGGIIALHPNQYTIAVWSPKLNKKGNSYKGMRFLEEFTTKSELSIF from the coding sequence GTGAATTTTAAAGAAATAATTGAAGAGATATATCAAAAAATTAAAAGTATAGAGAATAAAGGAGAATTAGCTTCTTATATTTCAGAATTAGCGAGTGTAGATGTAGAAAATTTTGGAATACATATATCAACGATTGACCAAAATAATTTTGGTATTGGAAATTGGAATGATAAATTTTCTATTCAAAGTATTGCAAAAGTATTATCGCTAGTTTTGGCTTATAGAATGGTAGGAGAAAAAATATGGGAAAGATTAGGCGTTGAGCCATCTGGAACTCCATTTAATTCGCTTGTTCAACTGGAAGTAGACAATGGCATTCCTAGAAATCCATTTATAAATTCTGGTGCAATCGTAATTTCAGATATTCTTCTTAGTAATTTAGAAAATCCAAAAGAAGAATTTTTAACTTTTGTTAGGAGTCTTTCAAACAATTCTGAGTTAAATTATTCTAATAAAGTAGCTGCATCAGAAAAAGCAATTGGTTTTCGAAATATAGCTCTGTGTAATTTTATTAAGTCTTTTGGAAATATTAAAAATGAACCTGCTGATGTTCTTGACTTCTATTTTGACCTTTGTTCTCTTGAAATGAACTGTAAAGAACTTTCAGATTCATTCTTATTTTTGGCAAATAATGGATGTAGAATAGTTGATAATATTACAATACTAACCAAAAGTCAAACAAAAAGAATAAATGCACTCATGCAAACCTGTGGATTTTATGATGAATCTGGAGAATTTGCATTTAAAGTCGGACTCCCTGGGAAAAGTGGAGTTGGAGGAGGAATTATAGCTCTACATCCCAATCAATATACGATTGCTGTTTGGAGTCCAAAATTAAATAAAAAAGGAAATTCGTATAAAGGAATGCGATTCTTAGAAGAGTTTACAACAAAATCAGAATTATCAATATTTTAA
- a CDS encoding 2Fe-2S iron-sulfur cluster-binding protein: MPKIIIQNMNALEFSADTQKSLLQNILDEQIDWLHSCGGKGKCTTCKMIIKEGSENLTPKGSVEKNFFALERLKENERLACQCSLKNNVEEDAKLVICVANSNKFPHIEYSEC, from the coding sequence ATGCCAAAAATTATAATTCAGAACATGAACGCCTTAGAATTTTCGGCAGACACACAAAAAAGTTTGTTACAGAACATTTTAGATGAGCAAATAGACTGGTTACACTCCTGTGGAGGAAAAGGAAAATGCACAACTTGTAAGATGATTATTAAGGAAGGTAGCGAAAATCTTACACCAAAAGGAAGCGTAGAAAAAAACTTTTTCGCACTAGAAAGACTAAAAGAAAACGAGCGTTTGGCGTGTCAATGTAGCCTCAAAAATAATGTAGAAGAAGATGCAAAATTAGTAATCTGTGTAGCAAATTCTAATAAATTTCCTCATATTGAATATTCTGAATGTTAA
- the dnaB gene encoding replicative DNA helicase, which yields MDNKTNNFSQKGSFNKKKQNSFANDLSNEMGKLPPQSIPLEEAILGALLLERKAFEDVVDILKADSFYKDAHQLIYQAMLELSAKGSPIDLLTVRTQLEKNGTLEIVGGAYALVRLTTEVSSSSNVVYHAHEVVERAIKRKMIGVASTVRQNAFEDTKDAFELLDETQSELFEITEDNVRKRTSDMASVYLNTLKDLEEKRKNKTGITGIQSGFTALDRITAGWQRSDLIILAARPGMGKAQPLDAKLLSQNGWKTMGEIKKNDFLAGSDGKFYQVKDVFPQGNKPIYKVTFEDNTSTECCEEHLWITFQQSENKLAVRSLQEIKNTLLTDAGKPNHYIPMIMPIQWEDKKLPLSSYLVGLFVTNENQTSFLANKEAFSFVNTTSEKMAETYEKLQHAFGNKMVNFSEEPFIPQEYLWASVRQRTELLNGMLAFSGRLDKDCKGKYKTDSSRLKNDFIFLIRSLGGMVWFKEKQNEKGENYFYLEFELPASLSDLETGRDTTTNNSLSPLFKYITKIDFIGNKEAACIKIDSSDSLYVTDDFILTHNTAFVLSALANAAVKYDHCVAIFSLEMSAEQLLTRMMSSEAEVESQKLRNGSIADHEWEQLVHRTTQLSASKIFIDDTPAITMLELRAKARRLKSQHNLDMIVIDYLQLMSGDAGKGGGNREQEIAGISRALKQLAKELDVPVMALSQLSRAVETRGGDKKPMLSDLRESGCLVAETQIVEAHTGKIFTIKELADREKQTPFYCLALGNDKKIRPYLMSKVFYSGIKQTYQLITRSGKSIKASANHPFLKLEGWTALENLKVGDRIGVPRSTHIETKNTLLSENELILLAHLLGDGCILPRQPYHYTSADRKNIEIVAKAAKELFNIDSKEVKQENWWHLYLKCPYHLTHGKKHPITSWYESLGIERVRSGSKRISEKVFQSTKKDICLFLHHLWATDGNISLVKSRNGRKDSAAIYYGSSSETLSLQVHSLLLRCGIFSVVRKSREMYNVWIEGTPNMIEFLKQIGSYGERGDIIPSLLTLLEEINPNTNVDTIPVEVWQNDIKNHKDKLGLSWRNVAAKVGISYSGSNMYSKSISREKLNRVAVALESEELDLLSNSDIFWDEITQIIPLEEEHVFDATVPEVHNFVANDIIVHNSIEQDADMVIFLYRPEYYEITQDEMGNPTQGTAEVIIAKNRHGSLETVTLQFVGKYTKFQDIDEGAFSAGNTGYDSGFPNANDNLSPIDDGFTTLPSKGNNMNPIDNDLKNNKSADFDNEPPF from the coding sequence ATGGATAACAAAACAAATAATTTTTCTCAAAAAGGCTCTTTCAATAAAAAAAAGCAAAATAGTTTTGCTAATGATTTATCGAACGAAATGGGCAAACTTCCACCTCAATCCATTCCTTTGGAGGAAGCTATTTTGGGTGCGCTTTTATTAGAAAGAAAGGCTTTTGAAGATGTAGTCGATATTTTGAAAGCAGATAGTTTTTATAAAGATGCTCATCAGCTTATCTATCAAGCGATGTTGGAGCTTTCTGCAAAAGGTTCTCCGATTGACCTTTTGACGGTTCGTACTCAACTAGAAAAAAATGGAACTTTAGAAATTGTTGGAGGTGCTTATGCGCTTGTTCGCTTGACGACAGAAGTGAGTTCTTCCTCAAATGTAGTTTATCATGCACACGAAGTTGTGGAGCGTGCTATTAAAAGAAAAATGATTGGTGTGGCTTCAACGGTTCGTCAAAATGCCTTTGAAGATACAAAAGATGCCTTCGAACTTTTAGATGAAACCCAAAGTGAGCTTTTTGAAATTACAGAAGATAATGTTAGAAAACGTACTTCTGATATGGCTTCTGTTTATCTCAATACATTAAAAGATTTAGAAGAAAAAAGAAAAAATAAAACAGGAATTACAGGTATTCAAAGTGGTTTTACGGCTTTGGATAGAATAACAGCAGGTTGGCAACGTTCGGATTTGATTATCTTGGCAGCTCGCCCAGGTATGGGAAAAGCACAACCTTTAGATGCAAAACTTCTCTCTCAGAATGGTTGGAAAACGATGGGAGAAATCAAAAAAAATGATTTCTTAGCAGGAAGTGATGGGAAATTTTATCAAGTAAAAGATGTTTTTCCACAAGGCAATAAACCAATTTATAAAGTTACTTTTGAAGATAATACAAGTACAGAATGTTGTGAAGAACATTTATGGATTACTTTCCAACAATCTGAAAATAAATTAGCTGTTCGTTCTTTACAAGAAATTAAAAATACTCTTCTTACGGATGCAGGCAAACCAAATCATTATATTCCGATGATTATGCCAATTCAATGGGAAGATAAAAAATTACCTTTGAGTAGTTATTTGGTTGGGCTTTTTGTTACAAATGAAAACCAAACAAGTTTTTTGGCTAATAAAGAAGCCTTTTCATTTGTCAATACAACAAGTGAAAAAATGGCTGAAACTTACGAAAAACTGCAACATGCTTTTGGTAATAAAATGGTCAATTTTTCAGAAGAGCCATTTATTCCTCAAGAATATTTGTGGGCTAGTGTAAGACAACGAACCGAACTTTTAAATGGAATGTTGGCTTTTTCTGGGCGTTTGGATAAAGATTGTAAAGGAAAATATAAAACAGATTCTTCTCGTCTTAAAAATGATTTTATCTTCTTAATTCGTTCTTTGGGTGGGATGGTTTGGTTTAAAGAAAAGCAAAATGAAAAAGGAGAAAATTATTTTTATTTAGAATTTGAATTGCCTGCAAGTTTATCTGATTTGGAGACAGGAAGAGATACAACTACAAATAATAGCCTTTCGCCACTTTTCAAATATATTACCAAAATTGATTTTATTGGAAATAAAGAAGCTGCTTGTATCAAAATTGATAGTAGTGATAGTCTTTATGTAACGGATGATTTTATTCTGACTCATAATACTGCTTTTGTACTTTCAGCTTTGGCAAATGCAGCCGTAAAATACGACCATTGTGTAGCTATTTTTTCTTTGGAGATGTCAGCAGAGCAGCTTCTTACTCGTATGATGTCGTCGGAAGCCGAAGTAGAAAGTCAGAAATTGCGTAACGGAAGTATTGCAGACCACGAATGGGAGCAGCTTGTTCATCGAACAACACAACTTTCAGCATCCAAAATTTTTATTGATGATACGCCAGCAATCACAATGTTGGAACTTCGTGCAAAGGCTAGAAGACTAAAATCTCAGCATAATTTGGATATGATTGTAATTGATTATTTGCAACTCATGTCTGGTGATGCTGGAAAAGGAGGAGGAAATCGTGAGCAAGAAATCGCAGGTATTTCAAGAGCTTTGAAGCAGCTTGCTAAAGAATTAGATGTTCCTGTAATGGCACTTTCTCAGCTTTCTCGTGCTGTTGAAACTCGTGGTGGAGACAAAAAACCAATGCTTTCAGATTTGAGGGAATCGGGTTGTCTTGTTGCAGAAACTCAAATTGTTGAAGCACATACAGGAAAAATATTTACAATAAAAGAACTTGCAGACCGAGAAAAACAAACTCCTTTTTACTGTTTGGCTTTAGGAAATGATAAAAAAATTAGACCTTATTTGATGTCAAAAGTTTTTTATTCAGGAATAAAGCAGACATATCAATTAATTACTCGTTCTGGAAAATCAATTAAAGCAAGTGCAAATCATCCTTTTTTGAAATTGGAAGGTTGGACAGCTTTAGAGAATTTGAAGGTTGGAGATAGAATTGGAGTGCCAAGAAGTACACATATTGAAACTAAAAACACACTTCTTTCTGAAAACGAATTAATTTTATTAGCTCATTTATTAGGAGATGGCTGTATTTTGCCTAGACAACCTTATCATTACACAAGTGCAGATAGGAAAAATATTGAAATCGTAGCCAAAGCAGCAAAAGAATTATTTAATATTGATTCTAAAGAAGTTAAGCAAGAAAATTGGTGGCATCTTTATTTAAAATGTCCTTATCATTTAACTCATGGAAAAAAACATCCTATTACGAGTTGGTACGAAAGTTTAGGAATTGAAAGAGTTCGTTCGGGAAGTAAACGCATTTCAGAAAAAGTATTTCAATCGACAAAAAAAGATATTTGTTTATTTCTGCATCATTTGTGGGCAACCGATGGAAATATAAGTCTAGTAAAAAGTAGAAACGGACGCAAAGATTCTGCTGCTATTTATTATGGGTCTAGTAGTGAAACTTTATCTTTACAAGTACATTCTTTATTACTGCGTTGTGGTATTTTTTCAGTTGTTAGAAAATCAAGAGAAATGTATAATGTTTGGATAGAAGGAACACCAAATATGATAGAATTTCTTAAACAAATTGGAAGTTATGGTGAAAGAGGAGATATTATTCCTTCATTATTAACTTTGCTAGAGGAAATTAATCCAAATACTAATGTAGATACAATTCCTGTTGAAGTTTGGCAAAATGATATAAAAAATCATAAGGATAAATTAGGTTTATCTTGGCGAAATGTAGCTGCAAAAGTAGGTATTAGTTATTCAGGTTCTAATATGTATTCAAAATCTATTTCAAGAGAAAAACTTAATCGTGTAGCAGTTGCTTTGGAATCTGAAGAGTTAGATTTATTAAGTAATTCAGATATTTTTTGGGATGAAATCACTCAAATTATTCCTTTAGAAGAAGAGCATGTTTTTGATGCGACCGTTCCAGAAGTGCATAATTTTGTAGCAAATGATATAATTGTTCATAATTCGATTGAGCAGGATGCTGATATGGTAATTTTCTTGTATCGTCCTGAGTATTATGAAATTACACAAGATGAAATGGGAAATCCTACACAAGGAACAGCCGAAGTAATCATTGCAAAAAATCGTCATGGTAGTTTGGAAACTGTAACATTACAGTTTGTTGGAAAATATACCAAATTTCAAGATATTGATGAAGGAGCTTTTTCAGCAGGAAATACAGGTTATGATAGTGGCTTTCCAAATGCAAATGATAATCTGTCTCCAATTGATGATGGATTTACAACATTGCCAAGCAAAGGAAATAATATGAATCCGATTGATAATGATTTGAAAAATAATAAATCAGCCGATTTTGATAATGAACCTCCTTTTTAA
- a CDS encoding RluA family pseudouridine synthase: MTNKNRFISFKEDIEEIKLPTLFNFPFYYQAHEIVKVAAEQVQEYLITQKDWKHNFGLNQNDTGLIIGKMFGVLVVQNEKNELGFLAAYSGKLADSNEHDYFVPPVFDMLTKDGFYRAEEKIVMSLNTQVEEIESNTEYQNIKKYFESQSEVAKAEIEKAKIELREQKKQRKIRRNEASTSLSETDFEILKEELKDESLKQQYFFKKLKKQWKENLEDSEKKYKKFAEKITALKIERRQRSNQLQQRLFDNYKFLNAEGNHKSLQTIFGQELNITPPAGAGECAAPKLLHYAYKNNLKPIALGEFWWGQSPKSEIRKHKIFYPSCRNKCEPILGFMLQGLEVEENPMLNNPAEGKKLEIFYEDEYLLLVNKPAEFLSVPGRKIKDSVQTRIQKKYPNSVPVHRLDQSTSGLLIIARDRDSYNHLQKQFIKRTVNKRYVAVLDGILKEKTGLIDLPLRVDLDNRPHQLVCYEHGKNAQTKYEVLEIKDGKTRVHFFPLTGRTHQLRVHAAHQNGLNAPIIGDDLYGKKTNCLHLHAEYLEFIHPHTKERVSFFVEAEF; the protein is encoded by the coding sequence ATGACAAATAAAAATCGTTTTATTTCCTTTAAAGAAGATATTGAAGAAATAAAATTACCTACTCTTTTTAATTTTCCTTTTTATTATCAAGCTCATGAAATTGTAAAAGTGGCTGCTGAACAGGTACAAGAATATTTAATTACTCAAAAAGATTGGAAACATAATTTTGGATTAAATCAAAATGATACAGGTTTAATAATAGGAAAAATGTTTGGGGTTTTGGTAGTTCAAAATGAAAAAAATGAACTGGGATTTTTGGCTGCTTATTCAGGTAAATTGGCTGATAGTAATGAACACGATTATTTTGTTCCTCCTGTTTTTGATATGCTAACAAAAGATGGATTTTATAGAGCTGAAGAAAAAATTGTTATGAGCCTAAATACACAAGTAGAAGAAATAGAAAGTAATACAGAGTATCAAAATATTAAAAAATATTTTGAAAGTCAAAGTGAAGTTGCTAAAGCTGAAATCGAAAAAGCTAAAATAGAATTACGAGAACAAAAAAAACAACGAAAAATTAGAAGAAATGAAGCCTCAACTTCATTATCCGAAACTGATTTTGAAATATTGAAAGAAGAACTTAAAGATGAAAGTCTAAAACAGCAATATTTTTTTAAGAAATTAAAAAAACAATGGAAAGAGAATTTGGAGGATTCTGAAAAAAAGTATAAAAAATTTGCTGAAAAAATAACAGCACTCAAAATCGAACGAAGACAACGAAGTAATCAGTTACAACAGCGTTTGTTTGATAATTATAAATTTTTGAATGCAGAGGGAAATCATAAAAGTCTTCAAACTATTTTTGGACAGGAATTGAATATTACGCCTCCTGCTGGTGCTGGCGAATGTGCAGCTCCAAAATTATTACATTATGCTTATAAAAATAATTTAAAACCAATTGCATTAGGAGAATTTTGGTGGGGGCAATCTCCCAAATCTGAAATAAGAAAACATAAAATATTTTATCCTTCTTGTCGTAATAAATGTGAACCTATTTTGGGTTTTATGTTACAAGGATTAGAAGTAGAAGAAAATCCAATGTTGAATAATCCTGCTGAGGGAAAAAAGTTAGAAATTTTTTATGAAGATGAATATTTGTTATTAGTAAATAAACCTGCTGAATTTCTTTCTGTTCCAGGGCGAAAAATAAAAGATTCTGTACAGACAAGAATACAAAAAAAGTACCCTAATTCTGTGCCTGTGCATCGTTTAGACCAAAGCACATCAGGTTTATTAATTATAGCAAGGGACAGAGATAGTTATAATCATCTACAAAAACAGTTTATTAAACGAACTGTAAATAAAAGATATGTAGCTGTTTTAGATGGAATTTTGAAAGAAAAAACAGGCTTGATAGATTTGCCTTTGCGTGTAGATTTGGATAACCGACCACATCAATTAGTTTGTTATGAACATGGAAAAAATGCCCAAACAAAGTACGAAGTTTTGGAAATTAAAGATGGAAAAACTCGTGTTCATTTTTTTCCTCTTACAGGAAGAACACATCAGTTGAGAGTTCATGCTGCTCATCAAAATGGATTAAATGCGCCCATTATTGGTGATGATTTGTATGGAAAAAAAACAAATTGTTTGCATTTACATGCCGAATATTTGGAGTTTATACACCCTCACACAAAAGAGCGAGTTAGTTTTTTTGTGGAAGCTGAATTTTAG
- a CDS encoding DUF5694 domain-containing protein, producing the protein MKTIVFALSMCLFFTSFSIIAQNPNQEKPTEVLLFGTFHFHNPGLDVAKTKSFDIESEESQKELEEITDKIKIYNPSKIFVEWTYNEQEKLDSLYDLYVAGTYFDNPKLSSFYKKNEIFQLAFRAAKKLGHKKVYAMDYSNTNFPFDSLMQVAKEDNQTALQEEILQVIQEFSTDFDAQIDAQKSLKEIIYYTNSSDLRQKDLSLYTQIITKVGNKDNFVGAYLASEWYRRNLYMLSVMQKQITKKDEKVMILLGSGHVALINEIISTHSNLKGVELQDVLD; encoded by the coding sequence ATGAAAACTATTGTTTTTGCTCTCTCAATGTGCTTATTTTTTACTTCATTTTCTATAATAGCTCAAAACCCTAATCAAGAAAAGCCAACTGAAGTATTGCTTTTCGGAACATTCCATTTTCACAATCCAGGACTTGATGTTGCCAAGACAAAAAGTTTTGATATTGAAAGTGAAGAAAGTCAAAAGGAATTAGAAGAAATTACTGACAAAATAAAAATCTATAATCCTTCAAAAATCTTTGTAGAGTGGACATATAACGAACAAGAAAAATTAGACTCTTTGTATGATTTGTATGTAGCAGGAACATATTTTGATAATCCTAAACTGTCTAGTTTTTATAAAAAAAATGAAATTTTTCAACTTGCCTTTCGTGCAGCCAAAAAATTAGGACACAAGAAAGTATATGCAATGGACTATTCCAATACTAATTTTCCTTTCGATAGCTTAATGCAAGTAGCAAAAGAAGATAATCAAACAGCACTACAAGAGGAAATTCTGCAAGTAATTCAAGAATTTTCGACTGATTTTGATGCTCAAATTGACGCTCAAAAGTCGCTTAAAGAAATTATCTATTATACCAATAGTTCTGATTTGCGTCAAAAAGACTTATCTCTTTATACTCAAATAATTACTAAAGTTGGAAATAAAGATAATTTTGTAGGTGCATATTTAGCTTCCGAATGGTATCGCAGAAATTTATATATGCTTTCTGTAATGCAAAAACAAATCACAAAAAAAGATGAAAAAGTAATGATTTTGTTAGGCTCAGGTCATGTAGCACTTATCAATGAAATTATTTCAACGCATTCTAATTTGAAAGGTGTAGAACTACAAGATGTTTTAGACTAA
- a CDS encoding glycosyltransferase, with the protein MKIAYLSTFFPFRGGIAQFNALLYRNFEKLNISVSAYNFTTQYPEFLFPGQTQYSTSEDNADQIPTQRIISSINPVSYLSTASKISKEEPNLLLMRYWLPFFAPALGTVAKKLKKKGTKSIVIVDNMIPHEKRFFDEIFTKYFLKNTDAYIVMSKSVEKDLLERKPNAKYIFHPHPIYEHFGQKIEKREALQKLGLSEIEGIENKKILLYFGFVRKYKGLDLLLEAFKNLDDSYFLIIAGESYLSDSENKEFQSSLDNHPKKQNIDTRLRYVSDNEVNLLFSAADANVLPYRHATQSGVSAIAFHFEVPSVVTDVGGLRDLIEPYNAGTIAESATPKAIQSAIEELFDKKNEINYGENLRIFKEKYSWENLAKKILELYEEIE; encoded by the coding sequence ATGAAAATAGCTTATTTATCTACTTTTTTTCCCTTTCGTGGTGGAATTGCCCAGTTTAATGCGCTTTTATATCGCAACTTTGAAAAACTGAATATTTCTGTTTCTGCTTATAATTTTACTACACAGTATCCAGAATTTCTTTTTCCTGGACAAACTCAATATTCTACTTCAGAAGACAATGCTGACCAAATTCCGACACAACGAATAATTAGTAGTATAAACCCAGTTTCATATCTTAGTACGGCTTCCAAAATATCAAAAGAAGAACCTAATTTACTTTTGATGCGTTACTGGTTGCCATTTTTTGCACCTGCCTTAGGAACTGTTGCTAAAAAATTAAAAAAGAAGGGAACAAAATCAATTGTCATTGTTGATAATATGATTCCACATGAAAAGCGTTTTTTTGATGAAATATTTACAAAGTATTTTCTCAAAAATACAGATGCTTATATCGTAATGAGCAAATCAGTAGAAAAAGACCTTTTAGAAAGAAAGCCAAATGCAAAATATATTTTTCATCCACATCCGATTTATGAGCATTTTGGACAAAAAATAGAAAAAAGAGAAGCATTACAAAAATTAGGACTTTCAGAAATTGAAGGAATTGAGAATAAAAAAATCTTACTTTATTTTGGTTTTGTTAGAAAATACAAAGGTTTAGATTTGCTTTTAGAAGCCTTCAAAAATCTTGATGATAGTTATTTTTTGATTATTGCAGGAGAATCCTATTTATCAGATTCTGAAAATAAAGAATTTCAAAGTAGTTTGGATAATCATCCCAAAAAACAAAATATTGATACTCGTTTGCGTTATGTTTCGGACAACGAAGTAAATTTGCTTTTTTCGGCTGCTGATGCTAATGTTTTGCCGTATCGTCATGCTACGCAAAGTGGAGTTTCTGCGATTGCTTTTCATTTTGAAGTACCTTCTGTGGTTACCGATGTGGGTGGGCTTCGTGATTTGATAGAGCCTTACAATGCAGGAACAATAGCAGAAAGCGCAACTCCAAAAGCTATTCAGAGTGCAATAGAAGAGCTTTTTGATAAAAAAAATGAAATAAATTATGGCGAAAATCTACGCATTTTTAAAGAAAAATATTCTTGGGAAAATCTAGCAAAGAAGATTTTGGAGCTTTATGAAGAAATTGAATAA
- the pfkA gene encoding 6-phosphofructokinase yields the protein MKKIGVFTSGGDSPGMNACLRAVVRGALYYGIEVYGIHRGYRGMIENDIHKMTSRDVSNIIQRGGTILKTARSQRFMTKEGREKAYQNLKNLEIDGLIAIGGNGTLTGMKAFSEEHKIPFVGAPGTIDNDLNGTDYTIGFDTAINTALEAIDKIRDTADSLERGFFIEVMGRHCGDIALLTGIGGGAEIVMLPEIVDDLDEIVESITQMLANKKTSLIVVVAEGDELGNAEELGEKVKEKIPKFKFRVTNLGHIQRGGSPTAADRVLASQLGLGAVEGLLSGKTNVMVGQLKRKLVYTSIDECLKPRKIDNELIRMLRILSI from the coding sequence ATGAAAAAAATTGGAGTTTTTACTTCTGGAGGAGACTCTCCTGGAATGAATGCATGTTTGAGAGCTGTCGTAAGAGGCGCACTTTATTATGGCATAGAAGTTTATGGAATTCATAGAGGCTATCGTGGAATGATTGAAAATGATATTCATAAAATGACTTCCAGAGATGTAAGCAATATTATTCAACGTGGAGGTACAATTTTGAAAACTGCACGCAGTCAGCGTTTTATGACAAAAGAAGGACGAGAAAAAGCCTATCAAAATCTAAAAAACCTAGAAATCGATGGACTTATCGCCATTGGTGGAAATGGAACACTTACAGGAATGAAAGCATTTTCAGAAGAACACAAAATACCATTTGTAGGCGCACCTGGAACAATTGACAATGATTTGAATGGTACAGATTATACAATTGGATTTGATACAGCAATTAATACAGCCTTAGAAGCCATCGACAAAATCAGAGATACAGCAGATTCACTTGAACGAGGTTTTTTTATCGAAGTAATGGGCAGACACTGTGGAGATATTGCGCTTCTGACAGGAATTGGAGGAGGAGCAGAAATAGTAATGTTGCCAGAAATTGTGGATGATTTGGATGAAATAGTAGAATCAATTACACAGATGTTAGCCAATAAAAAAACTTCTTTAATTGTGGTAGTGGCAGAAGGTGATGAGCTAGGAAATGCTGAAGAGTTGGGCGAAAAAGTAAAAGAAAAAATCCCAAAATTTAAGTTTAGAGTAACCAATTTAGGACATATTCAGCGTGGTGGTTCGCCAACGGCAGCCGATAGAGTTCTGGCTAGTCAGTTGGGTTTGGGAGCAGTAGAAGGACTTTTGTCTGGAAAAACAAATGTTATGGTTGGACAATTAAAACGAAAACTTGTCTATACTTCCATAGATGAATGTTTGAAACCAAGAAAGATTGATAATGAACTTATTCGTATGTTGCGTATTTTGAGTATCTAA
- a CDS encoding acyl-CoA dehydrogenase family protein: MSVTTQTNTNETLQMIAKMVQDFGERAITPYRNKWDDDQYFPIEVMKELGNLGLMGVVVPEKYGGSGFGYQEYVTAISELAVIDPSIGLSMAAHNSLCTGHILQFGNEEQKQRWLPKLATAEWIGAWGLTEANTGSDAGNMKTTAVQDGDYWVINGTKNFITHGKSGDIAVVIVRTGEVGDSHGMTAFVIEKTTEGFSGGRKEDKLGMRLSETTELVFDNCRVHKDNILGKVGEGFVQSLKVLDGGRISIAALSLGIAKGALRHSIIYAKEREQFNQPIAKFQAIAFKLAEMATDVETAELLTRQAADLKNNGKSVNKESAMAKYLASEVCVKVASEAVQIFGGYGYTKDFPVEKYYRDSKLCTIGEGTSEIQKLVISRAILK; the protein is encoded by the coding sequence ATGTCAGTAACAACACAAACAAACACAAACGAAACTCTTCAAATGATTGCTAAAATGGTACAAGATTTTGGAGAGCGTGCAATCACTCCATACCGTAACAAATGGGATGACGACCAATATTTTCCCATCGAAGTAATGAAAGAATTAGGAAACTTGGGCTTAATGGGCGTTGTCGTGCCTGAGAAATATGGTGGAAGTGGTTTTGGTTATCAAGAATATGTAACTGCAATTTCAGAACTTGCAGTAATTGACCCTTCAATTGGGCTTTCAATGGCTGCTCACAATTCACTTTGTACAGGGCATATTTTGCAATTTGGAAATGAAGAACAAAAACAACGTTGGTTGCCCAAATTAGCAACAGCTGAATGGATTGGTGCATGGGGACTTACAGAAGCAAATACAGGCTCAGACGCTGGAAATATGAAAACTACTGCCGTTCAAGATGGCGATTATTGGGTAATTAATGGGACAAAAAACTTCATTACGCACGGTAAAAGTGGCGATATTGCTGTTGTAATTGTTCGTACTGGAGAAGTTGGAGATTCGCATGGAATGACTGCTTTTGTTATCGAAAAAACAACTGAAGGTTTTTCTGGTGGACGCAAAGAAGATAAATTAGGAATGCGCCTTTCCGAAACTACTGAACTCGTTTTTGATAACTGTAGAGTTCATAAAGACAATATTTTAGGAAAAGTAGGCGAAGGATTTGTACAATCTTTGAAAGTATTAGATGGTGGTCGTATTTCTATTGCTGCTCTTAGTTTAGGAATTGCAAAAGGTGCTTTGCGTCATTCGATAATTTATGCAAAAGAGCGTGAACAGTTCAATCAACCAATTGCAAAATTTCAAGCAATTGCCTTCAAATTAGCAGAAATGGCTACCGATGTAGAAACTGCCGAGCTTCTTACTCGTCAGGCTGCCGACCTAAAAAATAATGGAAAAAGTGTAAATAAAGAATCTGCAATGGCAAAATATTTAGCTTCTGAAGTTTGTGTAAAAGTAGCTTCTGAAGCTGTACAAATTTTTGGTGGATATGGATATACAAAAGATTTTCCAGTAGAAAAATATTACAGAGATTCTAAATTATGTACAATTGGAGAAGGAACTTCTGAAATTCAGAAACTCGTTATTTCAAGAGCTATTTTGAAGTAA